A single genomic interval of Lewinellaceae bacterium harbors:
- a CDS encoding ABC transporter permease yields the protein MKAILLNLIKSGFRSLKRNSGYSAINILGLAVGLASFSFIMLYVRGELGYDNWHEKGDRIYRMALERKYPGRSRFYAIIPNGFSQVVAQDIPEVEETCRLFYFNGNQTTIKKDGNLYVEDNFMWADSNFFDLFSVPLLEGDAKKALSQPRSVIITQHIAKKYFGDADPMGQILDVANNDNDFKVTGVCADLPENTHLSFDFLIASADLGAFIQQPNFVGFSAYTYLLLKPGADPVAVESKLPDIVVKYASGQILQNFGVDYPTYQQQGNGYRYFLQKLPDIHLKSNLESEIKAPGSLKRVQFFILIALLILLIAVINFMNLTTAKSASRAREVGIRKTMGSSRGALAGQFFTEAILVSLIAGVLALGINFLALPGLNTLTGKTFTYQNLMSWSFLGMLFGASLITGLISGTYPATYLSSFKPIDAFRAHISTGVQRVILRNALVVLQFSISVFLIIATILIYNQLKFSQNQDLGFDKENLLNIGGGFNLEFQQEETFKKELRQLSGVVAVSGCNNQPGDNYFGMSFKPMGADETTTGSGLIIDDGYVECMDMKILQGRSFSEQFTDSLNVVVNEAAIREMGLKDPIGKTMTSSDNFLNPVEGTPSVYTIIGVIEDFHFQSFHHQVTPLFLIHDTRSFRPGVDGVITVRLAGGNIPATVETIRKMWNKMVPEVPFSYTFLDDDWSKLYTSEMTMRKVFGVFCLIAIFIACLGLFALAAYTIEKRAKEIGIRKVLGASDETIVGLLSKDFLRLVLIAIVLASPIAWYVMHQWLQGFAYRIPIHWWVFLLAGGAAVLIAFLTVSFQSIKAAMNSPIKSLRSE from the coding sequence ATGAAAGCGATACTCTTAAATCTGATCAAATCCGGTTTTCGCAGCCTTAAGCGAAACAGTGGATATTCGGCCATCAACATTCTGGGTTTAGCTGTTGGCCTGGCCAGTTTTTCATTCATTATGCTGTATGTCCGGGGAGAGCTGGGCTATGACAATTGGCATGAAAAGGGAGATCGCATATACCGCATGGCGCTGGAACGAAAATACCCCGGCCGTTCACGTTTTTATGCCATCATCCCCAATGGTTTCAGTCAAGTCGTAGCGCAGGACATTCCTGAGGTGGAAGAGACTTGCCGGTTATTTTATTTTAACGGGAATCAAACGACCATCAAGAAGGATGGCAATCTGTATGTTGAGGATAACTTCATGTGGGCGGACAGTAATTTCTTTGACCTGTTTTCTGTACCCTTACTGGAAGGCGATGCCAAAAAAGCCTTATCCCAGCCCCGCAGTGTCATCATCACCCAGCACATAGCCAAAAAATATTTCGGGGATGCAGATCCAATGGGGCAGATCCTGGACGTAGCCAATAACGATAATGATTTTAAAGTGACCGGTGTATGTGCCGATCTTCCGGAGAATACCCATTTGTCTTTTGATTTTCTGATTGCATCGGCGGACCTGGGCGCTTTTATTCAACAACCAAATTTCGTAGGTTTTTCGGCTTATACTTACCTTTTGCTGAAACCGGGTGCCGATCCGGTCGCCGTAGAATCCAAGTTGCCGGACATAGTCGTGAAATATGCCTCTGGTCAGATCCTGCAAAACTTTGGCGTGGATTATCCTACCTACCAGCAACAGGGGAATGGCTACCGCTATTTTCTGCAGAAACTGCCGGATATACACCTAAAATCCAATCTGGAGTCAGAAATCAAAGCACCGGGATCTCTGAAAAGAGTTCAGTTTTTCATTCTGATCGCCCTGTTGATCCTGCTCATCGCTGTCATTAATTTTATGAACCTGACAACGGCAAAATCAGCCAGCCGCGCCCGGGAAGTCGGTATCCGCAAGACGATGGGTTCATCACGGGGCGCCTTAGCCGGCCAGTTTTTTACAGAGGCAATACTGGTATCGTTAATTGCCGGAGTTTTGGCACTCGGCATAAATTTTTTAGCACTCCCCGGATTGAACACCCTCACGGGAAAGACCTTCACGTATCAAAACCTGATGAGTTGGTCGTTCCTGGGAATGCTGTTTGGGGCATCGCTGATCACCGGACTTATTTCCGGTACCTATCCGGCCACGTACCTGTCCTCCTTTAAGCCCATCGATGCATTCCGCGCTCACATATCGACCGGTGTTCAGCGGGTTATCCTGCGCAACGCACTGGTTGTATTGCAATTCAGCATCTCTGTATTTCTGATCATTGCGACCATCCTTATCTATAATCAGTTGAAATTCAGTCAGAATCAGGATCTGGGGTTTGATAAGGAAAACCTGTTGAATATCGGCGGCGGATTCAACCTGGAATTCCAGCAAGAGGAGACTTTCAAAAAAGAGTTGCGACAGCTGTCCGGCGTAGTCGCCGTCAGTGGTTGTAATAACCAGCCGGGTGATAATTATTTTGGCATGTCCTTTAAACCCATGGGAGCGGACGAAACTACCACAGGCTCTGGCCTGATCATCGACGATGGATATGTGGAATGCATGGATATGAAGATCCTGCAGGGAAGAAGTTTTTCGGAACAATTTACCGACTCACTGAATGTAGTGGTCAATGAGGCTGCTATCCGGGAAATGGGCCTCAAAGATCCGATAGGAAAGACGATGACCTCCAGCGATAACTTTCTTAACCCGGTGGAAGGAACTCCATCGGTGTACACCATTATTGGTGTCATTGAAGATTTTCATTTTCAATCGTTTCATCATCAGGTAACACCTCTGTTCTTAATTCATGATACCCGCAGTTTCCGCCCTGGCGTGGATGGTGTAATAACCGTTCGTCTGGCGGGTGGGAATATTCCGGCTACAGTAGAAACCATCCGGAAGATGTGGAATAAAATGGTGCCTGAAGTACCATTTTCGTATACCTTCCTGGATGACGACTGGTCAAAACTGTACACCAGTGAAATGACCATGCGCAAAGTCTTCGGCGTCTTTTGTCTCATCGCCATCTTCATTGCATGCCTCGGATTATTTGCTCTGGCAGCCTACACGATTGAAAAACGGGCCAAAGAAATAGGCATTCGCAAGGTCCTGGGAGCGTCCGATGAAACCATTGTCGGATTGTTGTCCAAAGACTTCCTCAGGCTGGTATTGATTGCAATTGTGCTGGCCAGCCCGATAGCCTGGTATGTGATGCATCAATGGTTACAGGGTTTTGCCTACCGGATTCCCATTCACTGGTGGGTTTTTCTCCTGGCGGGTGGTGCAGCTGTGCTGATTGCATTTCTCACGGTGAGTTTTCAAAGCATAAAAGCGGCAATGAACAGTCCGATCAAATCATTACGGAGTGAATAG
- a CDS encoding ABC transporter permease: MIKHNLKLAFRSLVQQKGITVIHLIGLSFGLASCLLIGSYIYNEYSYDRYNHNADRIYRISREFINRDGSRQLHLGHLAPPFAPLLKSDYPDIEQIVRMLETNLTFRKDDNIFDVEKVFIAEPSFFQIFDVDLIEGDTASALDNAFTLLLSESMAKKFFGNEDPLDKTMVGMGQYNFQVSGVFKDFPPESHFHPDILAAFNTLRDSTIYGEEGLRTNWGNNSFSTFILLPRNYPSQQLEAQFPSFVDKYMTGVYGNQSKPSDRTKLHLMPLTDIHLHSHLDSEIEENGDIKRIYIFAVIALLILLIACFNYMNLSTARSAIRAKEIGVRKVVGARRTEIMQQFLGESVVLTLVAAVIAVGLCWLAFPVVNQLLNIHLQFSKLPLFGVVGLIVAVAVITGLLAGIYPAVFLSAMRPLGMLKGDQSRGTGGGSGALRKVLVVMQFAISGTLIIATIVVFRQLSYMQNKDLGLDQDQVITINFYRNLAPQFESFKHELLANPSIRDVARSSRIPSGRLLDSYGSAEVQLSGDSLEKPAADLKTLLIDEAFVPTYDIRLTAGDNFRDFDKTGNIILNETAIKDLGFSSPAEAIGKRIKYAGRDTYITGVLHDFNFESLHQDIQAMIMIKPSDSTNYNWLSIKMAGQNLSEGIVHLEKTWKQFLPMFPFNYQFVDQQFGELYQAEQRQGKMFIAFALLAILVACLGLLGLTAFVVQQKVKEIGIRKVLGASTASIVTMLNKDFLKLVLLALVIASPLAWYLMHRWLEDFAYRIQIPWWAFLIAIVVAALVASLTISFQSIKAALANPVKSLRNE, from the coding sequence ATGATCAAGCATAATTTGAAACTGGCCTTTCGCAGCCTCGTCCAACAAAAAGGTATCACGGTTATTCATTTAATCGGCTTATCATTTGGCCTGGCCAGTTGTCTGCTTATTGGTAGCTACATCTATAATGAATACAGCTACGACCGGTACAATCACAATGCCGATCGTATTTACAGGATCAGCCGGGAATTTATCAACCGAGATGGTTCGCGTCAGCTTCATCTGGGGCACCTGGCACCCCCGTTTGCCCCTCTGTTGAAAAGCGACTACCCGGATATTGAGCAGATCGTCCGTATGTTGGAAACGAACCTTACGTTCCGCAAGGATGACAACATTTTTGATGTTGAAAAGGTCTTTATCGCCGAGCCTTCCTTTTTTCAAATCTTTGATGTTGACCTGATCGAAGGAGATACCGCCAGTGCGCTGGATAATGCATTTACGCTTCTCTTGAGTGAGTCCATGGCTAAGAAATTTTTCGGTAACGAGGATCCGTTGGACAAGACGATGGTCGGGATGGGCCAGTATAATTTTCAGGTATCCGGCGTGTTTAAGGACTTTCCTCCGGAGTCCCATTTTCACCCGGATATTCTCGCCGCCTTCAACACCTTACGGGACTCAACCATTTATGGCGAAGAAGGATTGCGTACCAATTGGGGAAACAACTCCTTTTCAACGTTCATCCTTTTGCCCAGGAATTATCCATCTCAACAGCTTGAAGCGCAATTCCCTTCATTTGTAGACAAGTATATGACGGGTGTTTATGGCAATCAAAGTAAACCCAGCGATCGTACCAAGCTGCATCTGATGCCGCTCACGGATATTCATTTGCATTCCCATCTGGATTCGGAGATAGAAGAAAATGGCGACATCAAACGCATCTATATCTTTGCGGTCATCGCTTTGCTGATCCTGCTCATTGCCTGCTTCAATTACATGAATCTTTCCACAGCCCGGTCAGCAATACGCGCCAAGGAGATTGGCGTTCGTAAGGTGGTTGGAGCCCGCCGGACAGAGATCATGCAGCAGTTCTTAGGAGAATCTGTTGTGCTCACCCTGGTTGCCGCTGTCATTGCCGTGGGACTTTGCTGGCTGGCTTTCCCGGTGGTCAACCAGTTACTAAATATCCATCTGCAATTCAGCAAGCTGCCACTGTTTGGTGTGGTGGGGTTGATCGTCGCGGTGGCTGTAATTACGGGCCTTCTGGCGGGAATTTATCCGGCGGTCTTTTTGTCGGCCATGCGTCCGCTTGGTATGCTGAAAGGCGATCAGTCCCGTGGAACCGGCGGTGGATCAGGAGCGTTGCGCAAAGTCCTGGTCGTTATGCAGTTTGCTATCTCCGGAACTTTGATCATAGCCACGATCGTGGTGTTCCGTCAGTTGAGCTATATGCAGAACAAGGACCTGGGACTGGATCAGGACCAGGTGATCACCATTAATTTTTATCGCAACCTGGCTCCCCAGTTTGAGAGCTTTAAGCATGAGTTATTGGCAAATCCGTCTATCCGCGATGTAGCCAGGAGCTCCAGGATACCTTCCGGCAGGCTTTTGGACAGTTATGGTTCTGCTGAGGTACAGCTATCGGGTGATTCGCTGGAAAAGCCGGCTGCTGATCTGAAGACGTTGTTGATCGATGAAGCATTTGTGCCGACGTACGACATTAGGCTGACAGCTGGAGATAATTTCCGTGATTTTGATAAAACGGGTAATATCATACTCAATGAGACAGCCATCAAAGACCTCGGTTTTAGCTCGCCTGCAGAGGCAATAGGTAAACGCATTAAATATGCCGGCAGGGATACCTATATCACCGGGGTTCTTCATGACTTTAACTTTGAAAGCCTGCATCAGGACATCCAGGCTATGATTATGATCAAGCCTTCTGACAGTACCAACTACAACTGGTTATCAATCAAGATGGCCGGACAAAACCTTTCAGAGGGAATCGTCCACCTGGAGAAAACATGGAAGCAATTCTTACCGATGTTTCCGTTTAATTATCAATTTGTGGATCAGCAATTTGGTGAATTGTACCAGGCCGAACAGCGCCAGGGTAAAATGTTCATCGCCTTTGCCTTGCTGGCAATCCTGGTGGCTTGCCTGGGATTATTGGGCCTGACTGCATTTGTGGTTCAGCAAAAAGTCAAAGAGATCGGTATACGCAAAGTGCTGGGGGCAAGTACAGCTTCCATTGTCACTATGCTGAACAAAGACTTCCTAAAGCTGGTCCTGTTGGCGCTGGTGATCGCCAGCCCGCTGGCCTGGTACCTGATGCACCGCTGGCTCGAAGACTTCGCCTATCGCATTCAGATCCCTTGGTGGGCATTTCTTATTGCCATCGTTGTGGCAGCACTGGTGGCCTCACTAACCATCAGTTTTCAAAGCATCAAAGCCGCACTGGCCAATCCGGTTAAATCATTAAGAAATGAGTAA